The following coding sequences lie in one Cannabis sativa cultivar Pink pepper isolate KNU-18-1 chromosome 5, ASM2916894v1, whole genome shotgun sequence genomic window:
- the LOC115717163 gene encoding thioredoxin-like protein YLS8 translates to MSYLLPHLHSGWAVDQSILAEEERLVIIRFGHDWDETCMQMDEVLASVAETIKNFAVIYLVDITEVPDFNTMYELYDPSTVMFFFRNKHIMIDLGTGNNNKINWALKDKQEFIDIVETVYRGARKGRGLVIAPKDYSTKYRY, encoded by the exons ATGTCGTACTTGCTTCCACATTTGCACTCTGGATGGGCTGTTGATCAGTCCATCCTCGCTGAGGAAGAGCGCCTTGTCATCATCCGATTTGGCCACGACTGGGATGAGACCTGTATGCAG ATGGATGAAGTTTTGGCATCAGTTGCTGAGACAATAAAAAACTTTGCTGTGATATACCTTGTGGACATTACTGAGGTTCCAGATTTCAACACCATGTACGAGTTGTATGACCCGTCTACGGTCATGTTTTTCTTCAGGAACAAGCATATTATGATCGATCTCGGAACTGGAAACAATAATAAGATCAACTGGGCCCTTAAGGACAAGCAAGAGTTCATTGACATTGTCGAGACTGTGTACCGCGGAGCTAGGAAAGGACGGGGTCTTGTGATTGCTCCCAAGGATTACTCTACCAAGTATCGCTACTAA